Proteins from one Nitrososphaerales archaeon genomic window:
- a CDS encoding THUMP domain-containing protein has translation MNLVVTSAKGLEAKASAEFKEIALLSGIRKVTIERSPYDGVVEVDAENSKTLLAFLADFVKSEPFKVRYIMRVLPVDRVIDTKLDDIVKAVKDLAAHIGQGETFRITIEARDSPYSDKQLIDAIADVVDRKVSLNAPDKIVFIQVFGEYTGVSVVAPQDILSIMRLKRAV, from the coding sequence ATGAACCTGGTTGTCACCTCTGCCAAAGGTCTGGAAGCAAAGGCCTCGGCCGAGTTCAAGGAGATTGCTCTCCTTTCAGGCATCAGGAAGGTGACCATCGAACGCTCACCCTACGACGGCGTAGTCGAAGTAGACGCTGAGAACTCAAAGACCTTGCTCGCCTTTCTTGCGGATTTCGTGAAGTCGGAGCCATTCAAGGTTAGGTACATCATGCGTGTGCTTCCCGTCGACAGGGTCATCGACACAAAGCTTGACGATATAGTGAAGGCGGTGAAGGACCTCGCAGCGCACATCGGACAGGGCGAGACCTTCAGAATCACAATCGAGGCGAGGGACTCGCCCTACTCGGACAAGCAGCTCATAGACGCCATAGCAGATGTGGTAGACAGAAAGGTCAGCCTCAACGCACCGGACAAGATCGTTTTCATCCAAGTATTCGGAGAGTACACCGGCGTTTCGGTCGTCGCACCTCAGGACATCCTCAGCATAATGAGGCTGAAGAGGGCCGTCTAG